The segment ttgttaatttttttatttttttcataaccatctAAATGGCATGCAAATAACAAGTGGATGTCCCtaaaaagtttaaaatagtttcgCTGGTCGGAGGGAAACTTAGAGCAAACTACACTTATTACGTGCTTATTATTAATTGGTAGCAAACTGAAACTGCAACAAGAAAACTAAAGTACTCAGGCAACTAGAGAAACTCCACCCTTGGGCAGTTGATGTTGTTCTTCGCCGCGGCTTTCCACGCAGCACGGTCTATGGGAGAAGGTTTGAGAACAACATGAGCAAGGCTCCCGAGGTTCTCGATGGCGGCGACCTGGAAACCGCTGACGTCAATGCAGTGGAGCTCAAGGGTGATGAGCTGCTGCATGGCATTGCTGCCGATCGTCATCTTCGGCAGCCTGGTGGCCTCGATGAAGAGCCCCTCGAGGAACGGGAACCCTCCGTCCTCCACCTTGAATACACCCTTGCCGAAGTCGTTAATGGCGGCGCTGTCGACCTCCTCCTTGCCATCGTCGACTGTGCCGTCGACCTCCACGATTTTCAGGTACTTGAGCTTTGGCAGACGCTGCAGGATGGACAAAGCTTGGCAGCCCAGCCCAGTCTGCAGCAGATGCAGCTGTGAGATCTCGACCTCACTCAAACTATTCTTCCCGTTGATGAAACCGGGCAGCTTGCTCAGCTTGCCCCGCAGCTTGATCGTGCTGATGGTCCAAGGAACTGTCGGGAAGACTTTCTCCAGGAATTCCAAGGATCGATCCCCAAAATCAAGGGACAGAGATTCAAGATGGTAGGTGCCGGAGGATCGCTGCTGGAGGGACTCCATGAGCTGGGTGGACAGGTCGTTGGGCATGTCTTCATCCTCGGTCCACCATATTTTCAGCTTCCTCAGCTTGCTCGTGTGCTTGCGGTTGAGGATGTACGCAAAGCTCTGGTTCTTCTTCTTGGTGACGACGAAGCCGGCCAGCGTGTGCAGCTGCCCGCCTTTCGCCGCCTTGCTCTTGTGGAGATCATCGGGAAGCTTGAACTTGCCGAAGAGGTAGACCAGCCGCGGAAGAAGGATGGCCTCCAATGGCAGGTCCATCGGCTCCGACATCTGAAGGTCCCGGACGTCGAGGGTCTCCAGGTCACGCAGCCTTCCTATCTGCTTGGGAAGCTTGCGGGCGTCGGTGCCCCGGAGGCTGAGGTACCTGAGCAGCTGCAGGTCGCAGATGCGGCGGAGCACGTTGTCATCGACGCCTCTGCACTTGTGGATATCCAGGACTCGCAGCAGCTTGCACCCCTGGATGTAGTCCACGAGCCGCCTCAGCGGCGGGCTCCGTGGTACAGGTGCAGCACCCTTGCCCCGGCGATCAACTGATGTGCCCGcggcatcggcatcggcatcggcCGCAggttcttcctctttctccacGATGGTCAGCGACCTGACTTGGCCCAACATCTTGGCATCGGTCACCACGGTGGTGTCGTGCACGGAGAGCCGGCGGGTGGGGCAGCTGCTGGACTCCTCCTTGTTGAATAGGATCTTGCCATCCTTGATCAGGCACACATAGTTTCTCGAGATGGACTTCCCGACGAGGTACTCAAGCATGACACCATGGACAAGGCACCTCTTCACCTCGGCCTTGAGGTTCACCATGCTGCCGTCCTGCACGGGCTCGATGATGCTCCGATTCACCAACTCCTTCAAGGCATCGTAAGCAGTATCGAGCTCTTCATCGACCACGTCGTCGTCAGTACGAGCCACCAATCCTTCAGCCATCCAGCGTCTCTCTAGGCTCTTAATCTTGATCTGGTGGCCGTGCGGGAACATGCTGATGGACAGCAGGCATGTCTTGAGGTTGTAGTTGGGCAGGTCTTCGTAGCTTTCGTCAAGGACCCGTTGCATCTCCCTGAAGTCGGGATCGCTACCTTTTGACAGGTGTTTGCTTAGCCTGATGGCCTCTTTGCAGTCCTTAACATCGGGGCTTCTTCCATGCTGCTTCCGCCTCAGAAACTTGGCCACACTTAGCACAGCCATCGGTAATCCATCACATTTCCTGATGATCTCCTTAAAATAATTCTCAAGATCAGGGTGGAGATTATACTTCTTGTGCCTGCTACTTTCACCGATAACATTGTCCCAAAGTAACCTGCTACAACCGTTCGTGTCAAGACCTTTAAGTTTGTACACATAGCTGGATGAGCTGCACGCCCTTGCCACGGATTGAAAGCTAGTAGTCACCACAATTATGCTGCTTGTGTCGTTTGGGAAGGCAGATTTCACATTTTCCCACACTTCCCAGTCACGCAAATCATCAATTACAATGAAGTACCTACAGTCAGTTGGTACGTATAGGTTAAGATCACCACTATACAGATCAATCAGAATTATTCAAAATCAACAAGTAGTGTAGTATCTTATcacggacgaaaaaaaaaatctaataagaGTAAGGATATATACTTACGTAccaaaaatactaaaataattACTTTATAAAGTTTGATGCTAGCTTACTGTAGATGCATATGGCAGTACATTAattcaaggtttttttttaatactcaTAATTGAATCTATATGAAACTATGGACCAGATTATCACTACATAAGTCATCGGTCAAAACGAATTAGATGCATGACCTAGATTTTTTTAGCAAGATTGTAAAACCTAATCGCGGAATTAGTACATACTCCCACtgacccaaaatataagaatttttagaCTCCGACACggtctccgagatgctactttgaccaataatatatataaaaataagatattttaaatagaaagattagcatattatgatagtttgtttaatgataaatctagtaacattaattttacatgattgatcttttttaatttttttactgttaatagtcaaaattaaaaatgtttgacttgtcacaaTTCTGAAAATGCAAATATTTtggtacggagagagtatgtactAATGAGAGTTGTAACGTAAATGTCAGGATAACAATctacacaccaaaaaaaaaaaagaggggtaCTAGCTAATACCACAGCAAGATAATAATGgtatatatatcatgcatgACAAGTCTGGAACTCATTAAAGAAAATTCTTGATTATTATGTTGTTTTTGGCCAAACATCAATTTGACCTGCATTCTCGTAAGCTGATTATGTGGGAAGTGATGATATGGAGTTGAAACTACATTCCGTGTATATATGTAACTAAACTTGAGGCTTATATATGGTTGTGCGACCCTATTAAGTAACTGGAAAATCGAAAATTTTCAGAGGAgaaatctaacaaaaaataaagaaaaataaaacagggGTGGGTAGGAACAGATCGAGATGGAGATCCAGAACGAGTGTTTTACCTGTAGCCCTGGAGGTATCCATGCAGCGTTGTACACAGACGATTGACGTCGTCCGTAGTTGCAACGGCTTCGTTCTTGGGAGCAGCGTGCTGGCTGCTAACTTGGCGGATGATGTCGGTGAGGAGAGATCGAGCATCGGCCTCGCTCCCCTGCGGCGCTTTCATCTCCACCCACGCACAGCAGCCCAACTGGCCGCCTAACGCGAGGGAGTCGCGGCGCTGGTAGAGGCCCCAAGCCAGGGTCGTCTTCCCCACACCGCGGCAGCCGACGACGGAGACCACGCTCAGCTGGCCGGGCTCGGGCTCGGCGTTGTCGTCCGCCGCCAGGAGCTCTGAAAGAGCTCGCAGGTGCTCCTCCATGCCGACAGGCGCCCTGATCCTCGCGCGGGCATCCAGAGCAGCATAATCAGGTTCACCGCGTGGTGCTTCTCCGACgactcctcctgctgctgctctaGACCCGTCGTCCTTGAGCCCTTCAATCCAGACCATCCATTCCCGTAGCTTGGCGACGCGGCCCATGAAGCTGTCCATGCGTTTGATGTCCTCTTGGCGGGTGTCCATGAAGAACACCCGGCCGAGCAGCGACGACTTGGGCTTGTGGTCATGGAGATCTTTGAAATCCTCGATGTCGTACGCCAAGTTCTGCAGCTCAGCGATGAGGCCATCCAGGCCATGCTTGCCACCTTGCCGGTAGTTCTTGATGAAGCCTGTTATTAACCGCATTTCTTGCAGGAGTTCCTCGAACTTGTTCTTCACCTCGCTCTCAAGTCTCGTGTCATCGGCAATCTCTTGTTGGATCGTCCGAATGACGGAAACGACGGGCAGTAAAATATCCATCCTTGTGTGGGCTAGCTCGCTCGCTGGCTataggcggccggccggcgccccTCACTCTCCCTTTGTTTCGAGGTGACAAAGGAAATGCAAGCGGCCGCAGTAGTGGAGCTAGCTACTGATAGAAGGACGTTTGCTGCTAATTAATAGTAGGACGCACAACACTTGGGCCGGGCAAAACTATAGTTTAATTACAGAAGAGAGACAGATCTAAGGGGTAGTTTGGATACTGAGACTAAGTTTAGTCTccgtcacattggatgtttggacattaatttgGAGTATCAATCATCTGCCTTTCCTAAGTTGCCAACTCTAGTATGTCATTGCTCACAAGAACCTCCaaatacaaaaaataattcacaTCAAAAGTCATTGGGTATCTTAATCATCACAATCACACATTCACACTACAAGGACTCATCACCCACAAGAATATCTAAAGACAAAAAAtctcatgaaaaaaattagaggTTCTTAATCATCACAATCACTGCGCAATCTTCTAGATGAAGAGCTAGTCACAGCTGGAGGTCAACATATGAGGTGAGGTAATACAATGGCGAGGTTGTCGACAAGCTATTGGTGGATGGTGGTGGCCGTTGCCACAACTTTACCAAGTTGAAGGAAGAGCTTGGTCCAGCAGTGATGACGATCTTGGGGCGGAGGCAGAAAGGTCTAGGGCTTTCAGATCTAGAGGTCCCCTGAAGCTCATGGGCAATGGAGAGGCGGTTGTTAGCGACCTTGTGATAGAGGGTGGGGTAGGCGGCATCCAAAGCTTAGGgtggatgatgtgaccatggctactatggatacaaccattgctcacatcatggatgaacagcacgatatcaagttcaagtcctctaagtgctggaatccgattcggccacctactacactgctccacctgctacactgctgatttcaaatggccgccgaatctgcatacgacctccgttttcggcccgtgagtacttgatggaaagctctcggagtcctctttccaacggtcTAGCCTCATCCACGAATTCCATCTCCTTTGGCCACAATTGCAAAAATAAAGTGCTGCATCACCTatcatgggcctttgggcttgcaactttgtttgggaccccggcccaagtgggaccgatgtggggtgcaccccaagctagtggagcacgaccctaggaccCTCTTGGTCATTCTCCCACatccttaaatagctaggtaccccttcggggtttctcgggttttgatagattaaagtttagtcatcgctacttgcttgcagcacGCGTGTCGgttagaccgtccgtctgcttgttcttcggaaccccaacttatcatttgtattaaattcctatttgcaatatcagattgcttttatcttgttcttgcttgtttcttcgatttgcttgcaggaatagggttaatctacaccggcaagatcaacaacccacggagaggtgtatcgatcgctaaggcgcaacacaacttctcgtacggttgtagtcgggtcgtcaacgtgtctcccaaatcgtagttatctcaactcaccgaaagatcgggccaacaacaacCTTGAGtctcgagtggaactcagggattcatcaggtggtatcagagctttcgttgctcggtgagtttttatctttctataaccagaaaatagccattcaaaaaaattcacatcatttacctagccatatttgtaccattgcattgttcatttcagtttttgctttgttgagtttgagTTGCATCGTttagtcgtgttgctggtcgtagcgtttagtccgtttagagtttcgagttctggtcacgtttagtACCACTGTCGTGTCTTTGTTATCGTCGGGACCTACAAAAACGGAATCGTCTTTCTGCCCGGGTtctatttttctagttttcggATGTTTTTGTTGGTCAAGTTTGGAGTTGCACCTAGGTTTCTGTCATGTGCCGTGTGGTTCTGCCATGTGCCGTGGTCATGTCCGTGCTGTTGCGCATAAGGAAGATGCGTGAGAAAGATGGAAGGaggagattagattagattgttATTTGTTGGGTttggaaagaaaatagtagATTGGATcagtttccttttatttttctctagaTCCGGACTCTATCCTtccaccgccgcccaccacTACCGCTACAGGGtcgagtccgactccctccctctctacTCTCGGTTTCAACACATACCGTGAGTTGCTAGACCTCTtgtgaaaattttcggagtGTCGGATTGGATATCTGTTTGGAAAAAGGAGCcggcataaattcagcattccatttttgtataatttttaattttggtgtggacttttacatttgagtccctgtaaattttatatttacatttgagtccctatgaccttacattgaggtccttgagtcggtttttgttaaaaaaaaaggcagaaatgtgcttaaaaaaagaagaaaaaaaagccgcaccaaaaaaaaagaaaagaaaagcaggaaagacaaaaaaaaagagaaagaaagaaagaagaaaaggagaaaatcatttttgttatcattgagctgaacttcatatatcagagttgtgcatgagttgttactagtgctatcttgtggtatcgtttgtatCTAGACTCGCGTCTCTTGTACGTTCTaacctaggaccagcacggtacttgactttgaacgatcattcaactttgcattctctgatttgagcatttgctatccctttgctacatatttaagcctacccagagctccacagatctgattgcagccgtacagcaagtgtttgccaaggcatcgatacatccaacctccattggggtgcttggttaagtcggtgtacatcaccattccacttgctttggtaagaacttgtaagagcttgggaaaagcttgagtgtgtgtgatatttcagctgccactacctagtagttgataggagcgtgcatattcttgtgtatgtttcttgtttgctactaaccatggcaggattgcgCAAGGGGATATGAGATGGTCATGCTCAACCTCGACTTCTTCACCATCAACGAGATATAGCGACTTCTTCACGCATCACATATGAGGTACATG is part of the Oryza glaberrima chromosome 12, OglaRS2, whole genome shotgun sequence genome and harbors:
- the LOC127756335 gene encoding disease resistance protein RGA4-like, with the translated sequence MDILLPVVSVIRTIQQEIADDTRLESEVKNKFEELLQEMRLITGFIKNYRQGGKHGLDGLIAELQNLAYDIEDFKDLHDHKPKSSLLGRVFFMDTRQEDIKRMDSFMGRVAKLREWMVWIEGLKDDGSRAAAGGVVGEAPRGEPDYAALDARARIRAPVGMEEHLRALSELLAADDNAEPEPGQLSVVSVVGCRGVGKTTLAWGLYQRRDSLALGGQLGCCAWVEMKAPQGSEADARSLLTDIIRQVSSQHAAPKNEAVATTDDVNRLCTTLHGYLQGYSGDLNLYVPTDCRYFIVIDDLRDWEVWENVKSAFPNDTSSIIVVTTSFQSVARACSSSSYVYKLKGLDTNGCSRLLWDNVIGESSRHKKYNLHPDLENYFKEIIRKCDGLPMAVLSVAKFLRRKQHGRSPDVKDCKEAIRLSKHLSKGSDPDFREMQRVLDESYEDLPNYNLKTCLLSISMFPHGHQIKIKSLERRWMAEGLVARTDDDVVDEELDTAYDALKELVNRSIIEPVQDGSMVNLKAEVKRCLVHGVMLEYLVGKSISRNYVCLIKDGKILFNKEESSSCPTRRLSVHDTTVVTDAKMLGQVRSLTIVEKEEEPAADADADAAGTSVDRRGKGAAPVPRSPPLRRLVDYIQGCKLLRVLDIHKCRGVDDNVLRRICDLQLLRYLSLRGTDARKLPKQIGRLRDLETLDVRDLQMSEPMDLPLEAILLPRLVYLFGKFKLPDDLHKSKAAKGGQLHTLAGFVVTKKKNQSFAYILNRKHTSKLRKLKIWWTEDEDMPNDLSTQLMESLQQRSSGTYHLESLSLDFGDRSLEFLEKVFPTVPWTISTIKLRGKLSKLPGFINGKNSLSEVEISQLHLLQTGLGCQALSILQRLPKLKYLKIVEVDGTVDDGKEEVDSAAINDFGKGVFKVEDGGFPFLEGLFIEATRLPKMTIGSNAMQQLITLELHCIDVSGFQVAAIENLGSLAHVVLKPSPIDRAAWKAAAKNNINCPRVEFL